Below is a genomic region from Halodesulfovibrio sp..
GTTTCAATCAGTGCTTCGTGAATGTTTTCCTGAGTGTATGACGCAAAATCAATCGGCCACATGCGGGTAAACAAATCCTGCAACTGGTACGGCGCGTCATAAAGAAATTCTGGAATAATCTCTACGGTGCTCAAGGAAAATACAAACAGGGAAACTGCACCAAGATACACCGTAAAGCGGGCAAGGCGCTGCCCGGGAGTAAATCGTTCCCATGTCATAGTATCAGTCATTGAAAATCGCCTTTATCTTTACGGAAAGAAGTTCGCTAAGCATGATAAGCGCAACGATTGAAATAAGAATCGCGGCGAGGAAATCATAGTCAAAGCGTTGGAATGCAGCAAATAACGTACCGCCGATACCGCCAGCACCAACAATACCAACCATGGTAGAGTTACGCAGGTTTGCGTCAAACTGGTAGGTGGCAAAGCCGATAAAACGGTTGAACACCTGAGGAAGTACAGCAAAAATAAGTACGCTCATAAATGGTGCACCGGCAGCTTTCATGGCTTCAACTGGTTTGAGAGAAATCTCTTCAATGGCTTCAGCAAAAAGTTTGCCGATAAAACCGATAGAGAGGAATATCAGTGTAAGAATACCTGCTAATGGACCGAAACCTACAGCTTTAACAAAAAGAATTGCAAAGATAACTGGATGGAAAGAGCGGCATACCGCAATGATAGTACGCGCAATCCAGCTTATCCAGTCCGGCATAAGGTTTCTTGCCGCACACATGCCGATAGGCAGAGAAAGACCAATTCCGAAAGCGGATGCAATAACTGCAATTTCAACCGTTTCAATTAAATTCTCTACCAGCAGTTTCCAGCGCTCAAAATTGGGAGGAACCATTTCTGCAAGAAAATCTGCTCCGTTCCCAAGTCCTTGAACAAAACGTTCCCATGTAAAATCAAGAGCATTCAAGGCATAGAACACGTAGCAAGCTAAAACGAGCCAGCCAATCCGTGTCAGGATGTTTGCCTTGAAGGGTGATTTTCTATGTGTAGCCGTGGTCATGAGAGCCAATCCTCACCACCGTAAATGTCTGATAAGTGGCTGTCTTTTAGATCGCATGGCTGACCATCAAAAATGATTTTGCCTTTGCTCATGCCGATAATGCGGTCACAGAATCGTTTGGCAAGGTTCACATCATGAATATTGATAAGTACAGGGATGTGCTCAGTGGTGGACACTTTTTTAAGCAGTTCCATAATCTCAACAGACGTTTTCGGATCAAGCGAACTTGTTGGTTCATCCGCCATGATAACGGCAGGACTTTGCATCATCGCGCGGGCAATACCGACACGCTGACGTTGTCCGCCGGAAAGGCTATCCGCACGTTGCGTTGCAAATTCACTAAGACCAACATGGTCGATAAGCTGGAATGCGCGATCAATGTCAGCCTGATCAAATTTACGCAGCCATGCGCGCCAGACAGGAATGTACCCAAGGCGACCGCAAAGCACGTTTTCGATAACAGTCAATCGCTCAACAAGGTTGTATTCCTGAAATACCATGCCGATGTGGCGGCGCGCCATACGCAAGTCTTTGCCGGAGCAGGAGGTCATATCGTGACCAGCTACAGTGATAGAGCCTTTTGTCGGTTCGATGAGGCGGTTAATGCAGCGTAGCAGTGTGGATTTACCAGTACCGGAGGGGCCGATAATACCGACAGTTTCTTCGCCAGACACTTCAAAAGAAAGACCTTTAAGAACAGGTTTTCCTTTTACGTATTCCTTTTCCAAATTATTGACTAAAAGGGAACGGGCAGCCCCGTTCCCCTTAATGGTGTTTTCAACAGACACGTAACACTCTTATTTCTTTTTAGCTTTTTTGGCTTTTTTAGCAGCTTCTTTAGCAGCCATTTTTTTCAGACCTTCTGCATTATAACTGGTACCGGTTGCATCTGCGATGTCACGAATAACTTTCCAGTCTGCTTTATAGGTAACAGGGTAGAATCGGTCTGCACCTTTAAATGATTTCTGCATGGAAGCAGGGAATCGGTACGTGCTGAATGCGCCGATGATTTTTTGTGCCAGTGGAGCACAAAGCTGGTTTGAGTAACCGAATGAAGATGTCGGGAACTTAGGGCTGCGGTAGATAACGCGAAGTGCGTCTGCTTTAACGCGACCAGCTGCTACCATGCGGTCATATACGTCAGATGCAACAGGTGCTGCATCGTAGTCACCATGAACTACGCCGAGAATAGACTGGTCATGCTTACCGGAGTAAACAACTGTGTAGTCTTTGTCTGGTGTAATGCCTTCGTTAGGGAAGATGGCGCGTGGAGCAAGGTTA
It encodes:
- the phnE gene encoding phosphonate ABC transporter, permease protein PhnE, which codes for MTTATHRKSPFKANILTRIGWLVLACYVFYALNALDFTWERFVQGLGNGADFLAEMVPPNFERWKLLVENLIETVEIAVIASAFGIGLSLPIGMCAARNLMPDWISWIARTIIAVCRSFHPVIFAILFVKAVGFGPLAGILTLIFLSIGFIGKLFAEAIEEISLKPVEAMKAAGAPFMSVLIFAVLPQVFNRFIGFATYQFDANLRNSTMVGIVGAGGIGGTLFAAFQRFDYDFLAAILISIVALIMLSELLSVKIKAIFND
- the phnC gene encoding phosphonate ABC transporter ATP-binding protein, producing the protein MSVENTIKGNGAARSLLVNNLEKEYVKGKPVLKGLSFEVSGEETVGIIGPSGTGKSTLLRCINRLIEPTKGSITVAGHDMTSCSGKDLRMARRHIGMVFQEYNLVERLTVIENVLCGRLGYIPVWRAWLRKFDQADIDRAFQLIDHVGLSEFATQRADSLSGGQRQRVGIARAMMQSPAVIMADEPTSSLDPKTSVEIMELLKKVSTTEHIPVLINIHDVNLAKRFCDRIIGMSKGKIIFDGQPCDLKDSHLSDIYGGEDWLS